TCGCATTCAGTATCCGGAGCCGGCCGCCGCGCCCCCGCCGGAAGGGCCGGCCGCGTCCACGCCGGCGGGCATTCCCTCCCAGGAGAGGCCCTCATGATGCATCAGGAACTGCTGGAAGTCACACTGATGTACGGGGAGCACCTGCCGGCCGAAGAGCTGGCGGCCATCCCGGAGGAGCGCCTGGTGTCCGCCGCCAACCTGGCCGCTTCGCTGGCCGGCCTGACCGAGCCGGCGGAGATGACCCTGGTCATCACCGATGATGCGGAGGTGCAGGAGCTCAACCGCAATTACCGAGATGTGGATGCGACCACGGATGTGCTGGCCTTCGCCTTTGAGGAAGAGGTGGGGGAGGGTGGGGAGGCCTTTGTCCTCCCGACCCAGTCGCGCCGATATTTGGGAGATGTCATCATCTCCCTGCCGCAGGCGCGCCGGCAGGCGGAGGCCGGCGGACATCCCCTTGCCAGCGAGCTGTGCCTGCTGACGGTGCACGGCACCCTGCACCTGTTGGGGCATGACCATGCGGAGCCGGCGGAGAAGGCCCGCATGTGGGCGCTTCAACGGGAGGTGTTGGAGAAGCTGGGATGCGCGGAGGCCGCGCCCCAGGAGGAGTAGAATGGCGGATAAGCCTTCTGTCAGCCAGGCGATGCCGGCAGTGGGGGTGGAGGAGGACCCGCGGGGCGACCGCACGCTCGGCTCCAGCTTTCGCTGGGCCTTCGCCGGCATCTGGTATGTCCTGCGCACCCAGCGCAACTTCCGCATTCATCTCCTGATCACCGCAGGGGTGGTAGCGGCCGGCGTCTGGCTGGGGCTGAGCGCGCTCGAATGGGCAGTCATTGCCCTGACCATCGCCCTGGTGCTGATGGCCGAGATGTTCAACACCGTTGCTGAGACCGCCATTGACATGGTGACGCCGCGCTATCATCCGCTGGCGAAGATCGCCAAGGATGTGGCCGCCGGCGCTGTCGTGGTGTGCGCCATCATCTCGGTCATCGTGGGTCTCCTGGTGCTGGGCCCGCGCCTTGTTCAGCGCGTACTGCCGTGGTAG
The Anaerolineae bacterium DNA segment above includes these coding regions:
- the ybeY gene encoding rRNA maturation RNase YbeY, with translation MYGEHLPAEELAAIPEERLVSAANLAASLAGLTEPAEMTLVITDDAEVQELNRNYRDVDATTDVLAFAFEEEVGEGGEAFVLPTQSRRYLGDVIISLPQARRQAEAGGHPLASELCLLTVHGTLHLLGHDHAEPAEKARMWALQREVLEKLGCAEAAPQEE
- a CDS encoding diacylglycerol kinase family protein; the protein is MPAVGVEEDPRGDRTLGSSFRWAFAGIWYVLRTQRNFRIHLLITAGVVAAGVWLGLSALEWAVIALTIALVLMAEMFNTVAETAIDMVTPRYHPLAKIAKDVAAGAVVVCAIISVIVGLLVLGPRLVQRVLPW